The following are encoded together in the Humulus lupulus chromosome 5, drHumLupu1.1, whole genome shotgun sequence genome:
- the LOC133834117 gene encoding uncharacterized protein LOC133834117: MGNCSPKCTSVSSDNNSPTKSSSSSIRVLTDSGTILELKGPKLASEVLNSHPGYGIFKQGHGSSPLAKDESLVGGKFYYLLPLRNNRGGVETNITAMEAEYIAAAAEAKKRSLSHSASAEFVENLASGSGMRVLPSGGNGVWKVKLMIDTKQLEEILSEQGNTEALIERMRMVASSAAGTLTPRHSKSSTWKSNLSSLFNKVPAAAADHSRRESPVSGFLHC; the protein is encoded by the coding sequence atGGGGAATTGTTCTCCCAAATGTACTAGTGTCTCATCTGATAACAACAGTCCTACCAagtcctcctcctcctccatcaGGGTCCTCACAGATTCAGGCACTATTCTTGAGTTGAAAGGTCCTAAACTAGCTTCTGAAGTCCTCAACTCTCACCCTGGCTATGGCATTTTCAAGCAGGGTCATGGATCATCACCCTTGGCCAAAGATGAGAGTTTAGTAGGAGGAAAATTCTACTACCTTCTCCCACTAAGGAATAATCGTGGTGGTGTCGAAACTAATATTACtgccatggaagctgaatacatagctgcTGCTGCTGAGGCGAAGAAGAGGTCATTATCTCATTCAGCGTCGGCCGAGTTTGTGGAGAATTTGGCGAGTGGTTCGGGTATGCGAGTGCTGCCCTCCGGAGGGAATGGTGTGTGGAAGGTGAAGTTGATGATTGACACTAAACAGTTGGAGGAGATTTTGTCTGAGCAAGGCAACACTGAGGCCTTGATTGAGAGAATGAGGATGGTTGCAAGCTCTGCTGCTGGCACACTCACTCCCAGGCACAGCAAGAGTAGTACATGGAAATCTAACTTGTCTAGCTTGTTTAATAAGGtgcctgctgctgctgctgaccACTCTAGGAGAGAAAGCCCAGTTAGTGGATTTTTGCACTgttag
- the LOC133778628 gene encoding RNA polymerase II transcriptional coactivator KELP, producing MEAEMEEKIQKTVRSILQQSNMDDVTEYKIRKQASDKLHLDLSKPPYKAFVKQVVRSFLEEQQQQEEEKEEAEEEEQERQTGDGEYDDEGNLIVCKLSEKRKVTVQDFRGKTLVSIREYFKKDGKELPTAKGISLTEEQWSAFKKNVPAIEKAISKMESRIM from the exons ATGGAAGCTGAGATGGAAGAGAAGATCCAGAAAACGGTGCGTTCCATTCTCCAACAATCCAATATGGATGACGTCACTGAGTACAAGATTCGGAAGCAGGCCTCCGACAAGCTCCACCTTGATCTCTCCAAGCCTCCATACAAGGCCTTCGTCAAGCAAGTCGTTCGGTCCTTCCTCGAAGAacaacaacaacaggaggaggagaaggaggaggcaGAAGAAGAGGAACAAGAACGGCAGACGGGTGATGGCGAGTACGACGACGAAGGCAATCTCATTGTTTGCAAG TTGTCAGAGAAGAGGAAGGTGACAGTTCAAGATTTTCGAGGGAAAACGTTGGTGTCTATAAGGGAATACTTTAAGAAAGATGGGAAAGAGCTTCCTACTGCTAAAG GGATCAGCTTGACAGAAGAACAATGGTCAGCCTTCAAGAAAAATGTACCTGCTATAGAGAAAGCCATCAGTAAAATGGAGTCGCGGATCATGTGA